The region GGAGCCGGACAGGCCCAGCATGTCGTTCGGCATCACCGAGACCAGGGCGATCGTGAACAGGAGTTGCGGGAAGGCCAGCAGGCCGTCCATCACGCGGCTGATGAGCGAGTCCACCCAGCCTCCGAAGAAGCCCGCCAGGATGCCGAGCACGGTGCCGAGGATGACCGCGACGACGGCGGAGAGGAAGCCCACCAGGAGCGAGACGCGGGCACCGTAGAGGATGCGGGCGAGAATGTCGCGGCCGTTGACGGGCTCGACGCCCAGCAGGTGGTCGCCGCTGATGCCGCCCAATGACCCCGTGGGAGTGCCGAACAGAGGGTCGATCAGCTTCTCGTTGAAGGTGTCCGGGTCCTGACCGAGCAGGTGGGTGATCACTGGCGCGAGCAGGGCGATCACGATGAGGACGAGCACGACGATGCCGCCGGTCAGCGCGAGCTTGTCCCTCTTCAGGCGCTCCCAGGCGATCCGGCCCAGGGAACGTCCCTGCACGACCTTCTCGCCGGCGGCGGCAGCCGCCGCTTCTTCGGCCGCACTCGGGGCCGCTTCCGCGGTCGGCTCGTGCAATGGTGCCGTCATCTGGCAGGGACCCCTCTCAACCGGCGGTAGCCGGCCCACACGTGCCGCTTGTAGCGGCGTGATCAGTCCGTCGTACACAGGGGCTAAACCCCCTGGAGCGGGAGTCTTCAACGCCTCGGCGATCTGTAGCCAGACTTGACGGTGAATGGATGCGTAAACGTGATGCTGTCAGGGGGGTTCCGTTATCCGGACGGCGGGTAACGGGGGTCGGACACGGGGCAGTTGGGACGCCGGAGATGAATACGGGCATTATCCGGACAATCCATTGCCATCTACGCGCGAAGAAATGCAGAGCCGCGGTGAAGGACCCGTGCCGATCCTTCACGGTTCGCCGGACGTCGGATCAGTATCCGCCGGGTGCCGGTGGATAGCCGTACCCACCCGCCATCGGAGCCTGGGCGGGGGCCGCGTGGGCCTCGCGGTCGTAGAACGGCCGCGCGTTGGCGCGCAGCCACATCGCCACCGGGTCGTACTCGTCCGACATCGCGACGGTCGACACGGGCAGCCCGTCCGGAACCGCGCCGATGGACTGCTGCATCATCGCCCGCACCGAGTCGACAGCGGGCGGCGAGGTGTCGTAGACGTCGAGCCCGATGGCCAGATACGGCGCCCCGAGCGCCGGCTGCACCCAGGCGCGGCGCAGCGAGCGCACGGCGGTGGTGCGATGTGCGTTCTGGGTGAGCAGGGCGTAGAACTGCGGGATCTCGATGCCGGGTTCGGACAGTCCCAGCGGACCGGCGGGCTGGCGCTCCAGACCCGCCGCGATTCTGCGCAGATCCAGCCATGGGATGCCGACCCCGCCGCCCGGGGCGTGCGGATTGAGCCAGAGCCCGAAGTGGTCGGGGTAGAGGGCAATGCCGCGTAGTTAAGCGACCTGCGGCTTCGTCAAACTGCGCCCGTCGATGCCACGGACGTGACAACGGGACCTTCGTTAGGCAGAGAAGCCGACCAAGGTCTTCCCTCCCGAGAGGTCCCGTTGCCCGATCAGTGTGCCACCACCACGTTCACCGAGACCATCACCTGCGCGGCTGGCGCTTTCGCGCCCGGGCACCTCGGCGAGTTGACCCAGCATGTGCCGTTCGAACTGGCTGACGCCGTACTGGAGGAGACTCGGACCGGGCATCGTCGCCTGCGGCATCTCCCCTCACGCGTCGGCATCTACTTCCTCCTGGCTTTGGCGATGTTCCCGGCCCTGGGCTATGCGCGTGTCTGGGACAAGCTTGTCGTCGGCCTGCACGGACTGGCGCCGCACCGGCCGTCGGAGAAGGCACTACGCGATCTGCGGCGCCGTCTGGGGCCGGCTCCGTTGAAGGCGTTGTTCGACGCGGTGTCCGGGCCACTCGCCCGGCCAGGCACGAAGGGCACTTGCTACCGCTCCTGGCGCACGGTCGCCTTCGACGGCTGCAGTTCGCTCAAGGCCCCTGACCAGCCTCGGATCCGCAGTCTGTTCAGCAAGTCCAAGCACCGGTGGGGCATCTCCGGCTACCCGGCCCTGCGGTTGACGGCCCTGGTCGAGACCGGGACACGAGGCTTACTCGGCGCAGTCTTCGGCCCCACCAGCGTCGGCGAACCGACCCATGCCGCCCAGCTCATGCACCTCCTGTCACCAAAAATGCTCCTCCTGGCCGACCGTGGCTTCGACGGGAACAACTTCTATGCAGCCGTCGCCCGCAGCGGTGCTCAGCTGCTGGTCCGCCTCGGCCCGCACCGCAAGCCCGTCGTCCTGGAAGTCCTCGCCGACGGCTCCTACCTCACCCTGCTGGGCGGGCTCAAGCTCCGGGTCATTGAGGCGGACATCACCGTGACCCTTCGCGACGGGCAACGCGTGCACGACCGCTACCGTCTGGTCACCACACTGCTCGACCCCGGCAGCGACCCGGCGTCCGTGCTGGTGCGGCTCTACCATGAGCGGTGGGAGATCGAGTCGGCCTTCTATTCGCTGCGGCACACGCTGCTTCGCGGACGGGTCCTGCGGTCTTGCGACCCGTTCGGACTGGAGCAGGAACTGTGGGCGACCTTGGCCTTCTACCAGGTTCTCCGCAGGGCCATGGTCGAGGCCGCCGAGGCCGCGTCGGGGACTGATCCCGACCGCGTGAGCTTCACCGTGGCCCTCGAAGCAGCGCGGGACCAGCTCACCGCGGCGCGAGGCATCCTGCCCGCCGAAGACAGCAGCGGGTGCTCGGGACGCATCGGCCAAGCCGTACTCGCCAACCTGCTGCCGGCCCGGCGCCCCCGCGTCAGCGCCCGCAAGGTGAAGTGCCCCATGACCCGATACCCCGGCAACCCCGTCGACCCCCGCCCGGCGATCAGCCAGGACATCACTGCCCTGGACATCGCGGTCCATCAGGCGGTCATGCCACCGCCCGCTCCTACCCGCCCATCCCTCACTCCGGGCCGCAAGACGCTCGTGCTCGACCTCCTGCGAACCGATCCCGAACGACCCTGGCGGTCACAGGAGATCGCCGAAGCGATCGCCTGCTCCAACATCAAGAGCCTATGGACACAGCTCTCGACCTGGGTGAAAGACGGGATGCTCCGCAAGATCGCCAAGGACACCTACGCCCTCGTCCCGGACTGGGCATGATGTGACGAGCCGCATCCCGCCGCCCATTTGACGAAACCGCAGGTCGCTTAACTACGCGGCATTGGGGTAGAGGGTGCGGGCCACGTCGAGGCCGTCGACGACCTCGTACGACCGGTTCCAGCCGCTGGCCGAGAGTTCCTGGGCGGAGGTGACGCACGGCGCGTAGCCGAAGCCGTCCACCTCCATGTTCCCGTACTGGGCGTCCGGGGAGCCGCCCTGGCCGTGCCAGAGCAGCATCCACACCTGACCGGACGACGGGGTCGCGAGCGCGCGAAGGAGCGCCTCGTAGGCGTCGTAACGCCCGGGCGTCACCTGGCGCAGCATGTGCTCGACCTGACCGGCCGCGGCCGTGCCCGACGCGCTCACCTTCAACCGCCCCTTCGTGAAGAAATCATGACGTCGACCAACACCTCGGCCGAACCCCGGCCGAGCCATGAAACCAGCTTAAGCGGCGAATGCGCTCCGCTGGGGGAGCCGTTGAGAGCTCGGTGCCCGTTGTGGTCTGGAGGCTGCGGGTTGTTCGTGGCTGGGCGCGCAGTTCCTCGCGCCCCTTGCGGGGCGCTTCTACTGGGTCTGCTGATAGAAGGGCCGTACTTGGGCTCGCATCCAGTCGCCCACCGGGTCCTGGGCGACGTCCAGGAGGACCAGGTTCACCGGCCACTTGACCGCGACGCGGGAGAGGGCGCGGGAGAGCGCGTCCATGGGGAGGGCGCGGAGGTCTCCCTCCCACACGGAGAGTTCGACCCCGACGAACATGACCGGGTCGTCGCCCTCGATGCTGGCCAGACAACGGCGGGCGGTCCGTACGACGCCCGTCGCCGCGAACTCGGCCGAGGCGGCGGCGAAGAAGTCCACCGGATCGTCCTGCCAGTCGGGCTCGTAGAGTTTCACCCGGCCACCGCTCGTGGGCCCGTCCAGCGGGGTGCGCCCGGCCCGGCACAGCTCGGCGACCGCGAGGGGCGGCAGCGGCACACCGACCACCCCGTCCGGGTTGATCGCGATGCCGACCTGCGGAGGCAGCCCGCGGGCGAAATCGACCGCGGGCGCGATCGTGTACGACAGATGGCTGCCGGCGACCTGGCGGAACTGCTCCTCGGAGCTGAAGACCGGCACGTACGCCTGGCCGTCGATCTCCAGGGTGGGCAGGTCGAGGGATCCCGCGTGCGGTCCGCCGCCGTTGGGCAGCGGCACCCAGACGAAGCTGCGGCCGAGGACCTCGACGATGCGGCCGCCGGCCGAGGGCACTCCGAGGGAGGCGGAGAGCACCTCCTCCAGTTCGTTGCCCGGCCAGCCGCCGTGCGAGTGGGGGTGAGAGCCGGGTTGCGGGTACGCCGATGCCGAGAAGTCCGGGAAGTCGGGGATGTCCATCTGTCTACCTGTCTACCGCCTGCGGTGAACCACTGTTCTGGTGTTCTGGCTGGAAAGATTAGTGGGCCTGTACGACTTCCCGACCGCTCTCGGTCGCTCTCGGCTACTCGCCGCCACTCCCGTCCGTTTCTCAGTCACCGAAGCCGATCCTCCGCAGCACGTCCGCCGCATCCCGGTCGAGGAGCACCGCCGAGCCGCAGCCCTCCGGCAGGTCGCCCCGCTCGGCGGAGCGCAGCAGCCGGGCGACCGCGCCCCGGTGACGGGCGAACGCGTAGCGCGAGACGCCCCGGCCGCGCTCGCGCTGGCCCTCCAGCGCCGTGCCGGGCGTGACGTCGAGCAGCAGCAGGTGGAGGGTGCCACCGCGGCGCTGGGCCTCGCGGGCGAGCCAGCGGCGCACCCAGGCCTGCGTACCGCAGTCGTGCACGACGACCCCGGTACCGGAGCGCAGCGCGCGGCGCAGGCCCGCGTAGTGCGCGAGGCGGACGAGGGGCCGGTAGACGGCGTACGGCAGCCGGCCGGCCCCCCGCTCGTCCCAGCGGTCCCTGGTGTCCTGGGAGTCGATGCGCGGTCCCTCGACGGCGCGGCGCATCAGGGTCGACTTGCCGCTGCCCGGCAACCCGGTGACCACGACGACGTCGGCCGCTCCGAAGTGCAGACCGTGCGGAGAGTGTCCCGCGCGCGCCCTGAGGTCGCGGACGACGGCCGACGGCAGCGCTCCGCACGCCTCCCGGGTCCTGGCCGGGGCGCCGGGCTGCTCGGGCAGCGCGAGGCCCGAGGTCGTGGCGTACGCCGTGGTCCTGTTCACCGTGATCGTCCTCCCCTTGGGTGTGGAGTCCCATCCCCGTCGAGTGTAAAGAGAAGGTAATGCGCGGTGTCTCTCGTTTCCGTACGCGGACTGCCACAGGCCGGTTACAGATGCGGACTGCCGTGATCGGACGGCGCGTGCGATGATGTGCCCGCCAACTGCATACCGGCCGCTTGAATCCGCGCGGGAGAGTTCCGGGAACCTTCGGGTACCCGGGCGCCGAAGGAGCAAGTCCCTCCCTTGAATCTCTCAGGCCCCGTTACCGCGCGGGCGAGGCACATCTGAAAAGCGGGCCGCTCTCCAGTGGCTCCACCCAAGGTGCAAGTCAGGACCTCCGTTCGCGGGGTCGTGATGAACCTCTCAGGTTCCGATGACAGATGGGGAGGAACGACCTCGCCGTCATGCCTTGGGAGCCCCACCGATGAGCAGTAACGCACCCCGTCTCACCGCGCTCGATGCCCTGCATCGCTCGCTCGGCGCGACGATGACCGACTTCGCGGGCTGGGACATGCCCCTGCGCTACGGCTCCGAACGCGACGAGCACCTCGCCGTGCGCACCCGGGCCGGCCTCTTCGACCTGTCGCACATGGGCGAGATCACGGTCACCGGGCCTGGGGCTGCCGCCCTGCTGAACCACGCGCTGGTCGGCAACATCGCCTCCGCCGGCGTCGGCCGCGCCCGCTACACGATGATCTGCCGGGAGGACGGCGGCATCCTGGACGACCTGATCGTCTACCGGCTGGCCGAGAACGAGTACATGGTCGTCGCGAACGCCTCCAACGCCCAGGTGGTGCTGGACGCGCTGACCGAGCGTGCCGCCGGCTTCGACGCCCTCGTGCGCGACGACCGGGACGCGTACGCGCTGATCGCCGTGCAGGGCCCCGAGTCCCCCGGCATCCTCAAGTCGCTGACCGACGCCGACCTGGACGGGCTGAAGTACTACGCGGGCCTGCCGGGCACCGTCGCGGGCGTCCCGGCGCTGATCGCCCGTACGGGCTACACGGGCGAGGACGGCTTCGAGCTGTTCGTGGCCCCGTCCGACGCCGAGAAGCTGTGGCAGGCGCTGACGGACGCGGGCGCGCCCGTCGGGCTCGTCCCCTGCGGCCTGTCCTGCCGCGACACGCTGCGCCTGGAGGCGGGCATGCCGTTGTACGGGCATGAGCTGACCACCTCGCTCACCCCCTTCGACGCGGGGCTCGGGCGGGTCGTGAAGTTCGAGAAGGAGGGGGACTTCGTGGGGCGTGCCGCGCTCCAGGAGGCCGCCTCCCGTGCCGAGGAGAACCCCCCGCGGGTACTCGTCGGGCTTGTCGCCGAGGGCCGTCGCGTACCGCGCGCCGGGTTCTCGGTCGTCGCCGACGGCAAGGTGATCGGCGAGGTCACCTCCGGCGCGCCCTCCCCGACGCTGGGCAAGCCGATCGCGATGGCGTACGTCGACGCCGCACATGCCGCGCCGGGCACGGCCGGGGTCGGCGTGGACATCCGGGGCAGCCATGAGCCGTACGAGGTCGTGGCGCTGCCGTTCTACAAGCGCCAGAAGTAGCTTCGGGGCCGAAAGGGCCCCGTTCAGCGCGCCCACGTGACGCACGCCGCTGTGTCACGTCTCGTATCCCAGGACCACTCGGTCATCCCGTTCATCCGCACTCCCCCGCGTACAGGAGAATTCAGGCCATGAGCAACCCCCAGCAGCTGCGCTACAGCAAGGAGCACGAGTGGCTGTCGGTCGCCGAGGACGGCGTCTCGACGGTCGGCATCACCGAGTTCGCGGCCAACGCGCTCGGCGATGTCGTCTACGCCCAGCTTCCGGAGGTCGGTGACACGGTGACCGCGGGCGAGACCTGCGGCGAACTGGAGTCGACCAAGTCCGTCAGCGACCTGTACGCGCCGGTCACCGGCGAGGTCGTGGAGGCCAACCAGGACGTGGTGGACGACCCGTCGCTGGTGAACTCCGCCCCCTTCGAGGGTGGCTGGCTGTTCAAGGTACGCATCGCGGAGGAGCCGGGCGACCTGCTCTCCGCGGACGAGTACACCGAGTTCTCCGGCTCTTAAGGACTTCTGACTGATGTCGCTTCTGAACACGCCCCTGCACGAGCTGGACCCGGACGTCGCCGCCGCCGTCGACGCCGAGCTGCACCGCCAGCAGTCCACCCTGGAGATGATCGCCTCGGAGAACTTCGCTCCGGTCGCGGTCATGGAGGCCCAGGGCTCGGTCCTGACCAACAAGTACGCCGAGGGCTACCCGGGCCGCCGCTACTACGGCGGCTGCGAGCACGTCGATGTGGTCGAGCAGATCGCCATCGACCGCGTCAAGGCGCTCTTCGGCGCCGAGCACGCGAACGTACAGCCCCACTCGGGCGCCCAGGCCAACGCGGCGGCGATGTTCGCGCTGCTGAAGCCGGGCGACACGATCATGGGTCTGAACCTCGCGCACGGCGGGCACCTGACCCACGGCATGAAGATCAACTTCTCCGGCAAGCTGTACAA is a window of Streptomyces mirabilis DNA encoding:
- a CDS encoding ABC transporter permease, with amino-acid sequence MTAPLHEPTAEAAPSAAEEAAAAAAGEKVVQGRSLGRIAWERLKRDKLALTGGIVVLVLIVIALLAPVITHLLGQDPDTFNEKLIDPLFGTPTGSLGGISGDHLLGVEPVNGRDILARILYGARVSLLVGFLSAVVAVILGTVLGILAGFFGGWVDSLISRVMDGLLAFPQLLFTIALVSVMPNDMLGLSGSNVRVFVMILVIGFFGWPYIGRVVRGQTLSMREREYVEAARSLGAGRFYILFKELLPNLVAPIIVYTTMMIPTNILTEAALSFLGVGVKPPTSSWGQMLSSAIDYYESDPMYMVVPGVAIFITVLAFNLFGDGVRDALDPKASR
- a CDS encoding IS4 family transposase; the encoded protein is MPDQCATTTFTETITCAAGAFAPGHLGELTQHVPFELADAVLEETRTGHRRLRHLPSRVGIYFLLALAMFPALGYARVWDKLVVGLHGLAPHRPSEKALRDLRRRLGPAPLKALFDAVSGPLARPGTKGTCYRSWRTVAFDGCSSLKAPDQPRIRSLFSKSKHRWGISGYPALRLTALVETGTRGLLGAVFGPTSVGEPTHAAQLMHLLSPKMLLLADRGFDGNNFYAAVARSGAQLLVRLGPHRKPVVLEVLADGSYLTLLGGLKLRVIEADITVTLRDGQRVHDRYRLVTTLLDPGSDPASVLVRLYHERWEIESAFYSLRHTLLRGRVLRSCDPFGLEQELWATLAFYQVLRRAMVEAAEAASGTDPDRVSFTVALEAARDQLTAARGILPAEDSSGCSGRIGQAVLANLLPARRPRVSARKVKCPMTRYPGNPVDPRPAISQDITALDIAVHQAVMPPPAPTRPSLTPGRKTLVLDLLRTDPERPWRSQEIAEAIACSNIKSLWTQLSTWVKDGMLRKIAKDTYALVPDWA
- a CDS encoding enhanced serine sensitivity protein SseB, with product MDIPDFPDFSASAYPQPGSHPHSHGGWPGNELEEVLSASLGVPSAGGRIVEVLGRSFVWVPLPNGGGPHAGSLDLPTLEIDGQAYVPVFSSEEQFRQVAGSHLSYTIAPAVDFARGLPPQVGIAINPDGVVGVPLPPLAVAELCRAGRTPLDGPTSGGRVKLYEPDWQDDPVDFFAAASAEFAATGVVRTARRCLASIEGDDPVMFVGVELSVWEGDLRALPMDALSRALSRVAVKWPVNLVLLDVAQDPVGDWMRAQVRPFYQQTQ
- a CDS encoding AAA family ATPase — protein: MTVNRTTAYATTSGLALPEQPGAPARTREACGALPSAVVRDLRARAGHSPHGLHFGAADVVVVTGLPGSGKSTLMRRAVEGPRIDSQDTRDRWDERGAGRLPYAVYRPLVRLAHYAGLRRALRSGTGVVVHDCGTQAWVRRWLAREAQRRGGTLHLLLLDVTPGTALEGQRERGRGVSRYAFARHRGAVARLLRSAERGDLPEGCGSAVLLDRDAADVLRRIGFGD
- the gcvT gene encoding glycine cleavage system aminomethyltransferase GcvT produces the protein MSSNAPRLTALDALHRSLGATMTDFAGWDMPLRYGSERDEHLAVRTRAGLFDLSHMGEITVTGPGAAALLNHALVGNIASAGVGRARYTMICREDGGILDDLIVYRLAENEYMVVANASNAQVVLDALTERAAGFDALVRDDRDAYALIAVQGPESPGILKSLTDADLDGLKYYAGLPGTVAGVPALIARTGYTGEDGFELFVAPSDAEKLWQALTDAGAPVGLVPCGLSCRDTLRLEAGMPLYGHELTTSLTPFDAGLGRVVKFEKEGDFVGRAALQEAASRAEENPPRVLVGLVAEGRRVPRAGFSVVADGKVIGEVTSGAPSPTLGKPIAMAYVDAAHAAPGTAGVGVDIRGSHEPYEVVALPFYKRQK
- the gcvH gene encoding glycine cleavage system protein GcvH, whose protein sequence is MSNPQQLRYSKEHEWLSVAEDGVSTVGITEFAANALGDVVYAQLPEVGDTVTAGETCGELESTKSVSDLYAPVTGEVVEANQDVVDDPSLVNSAPFEGGWLFKVRIAEEPGDLLSADEYTEFSGS